In the Nicotiana tabacum cultivar K326 chromosome 16, ASM71507v2, whole genome shotgun sequence genome, one interval contains:
- the LOC107802636 gene encoding uncharacterized protein LOC107802636 has protein sequence MKKLKDGIKTTWIEARAETTYNTFKQSLEEFIQSQPIDDQGKTIQPSQENYIDLWIKAAGGVHKGRVYDIGSEFSSSCRSFGSGGSSSSRSPINQNEFELLNRRIAEITELYAQKRAAREEEAKRREEEDRRREEEMRRKDVAFTRVTGDVESLKAQLNYLLASGAFHVPRSPSHFNKTKE, from the exons atgaagaagctaaaggatGGAATAAAGACAACTTGGATCGAGGCACGAGCCGAGACAACCTAT AATACTTTCAAACAATCCTTGGAGGAGTTCATTCAAAGCCAACCAATTGATGATCAAGGAAAGACAATCCAACCATCCCAGGAGAATTATATAGACTTGTGGATTAAGGCGGCTGGTGGCGTACATAAGGGAAGAGTTTACGACATTGGATCAGAGTTTAGTTCTAGTTGTCGGTCTTTTGGATCTGGTGGCTCTTCTTCCTCAAGGTCCCCGATTAATCAGAATGAGTTTGAGCTATTGAATAGAAGAATAGCAGAGATCACTGAGTTGTATGCACAGAAAAGGGCTGCGCGGGAGGAGGAGGCAAAGCGAAGGGAGGAAGAAGATAGGCGGAGGGAGGAAGAAATGAGGCGAAAGGATGTTGCATTTACACGTGTCACTGGTGACGTTGAAAGCCTCAAGGCCCAGCTAAACTACCTCTTAGCATCTGGTGCATTTCATGTGCCACGTTCTCCATCACACTTTAACAAGACTAAGGAGTAG